From the Streptococcus oralis ATCC 35037 genome, one window contains:
- a CDS encoding PBECR4 domain-containing protein has protein sequence MVLTKAQAKSLDILEVARSLGMEMKRKSHREYYWAEHDSFKIDTVKNTWHWYSQNLFGDTINLVQQMQNVSYKEAMVFLETGSFPEAKPVEEERKPFNYTLAPYEQPFVEARTYLKEIRGLSDDTIDFFLEKGVLAQAKRKDKEGVIEDVLVFKYLDRNQQLVGASLQGLVPDQERHPGKGYLKQIMYQSEAISGLNVSIGSPERLIVTEAPIDLMSYYELHKGELNDVRLVAMEGLKEGVLSHYVLEILQDRGEIAMDERDYTKSSELTRTSRFLSVAAETSTLFQDNKYDALITLAVDRDKAGTDFITKLREKKIPVIDARPPKREGQEKTDWNEILKQTKQLEKAEEIQSSSHFPDTSHLSPEDATWLKENWNNIGFSVESRKQMVIDSDKTVTYEKPSNPLGDGREPKKQIQSTEKAPENSQEQMNDRASGGEGYSQHDAVGSAEPEAELSATFEQTVASHPTSPYRYLHFSTTFEEVQRRQSKYHPITSDDLKRMNQYAGSIQKSSQWYLEELANSKIYYFYSNNGEVSLLDVNFKRENFLHLTGIRPVVPGRNAGDFVVDFAEGRGDYNQILVSNSLKEKLQVIPMLEDILDPKSFVLDNLDEVRIAQRLNFSEAIKSKDEDFLLLFKDIGEEHVPASLMKIKRDLKVDVEKTKEKVILAVFRERDGNIEQLSINEDYVKDRGNELQTILKDGLFEEIKPDTTKGIEQITPENTLNSPLLDSAMFTQVLDTVYNLGVPGDISKTPEEFHQAWNQYLDYAKRYNDKFDQIVAAAGEDHLLDTNSDFYKEWKQDDIYKENYHVRLQWAEERPDGPKLPFKETDLISYQDFARELYKANQSFYPLHQEGLKQVTDGRPEGYISPTKIQFSIYAPDGELIQDGIRYDIGNEINPIAHKERLGTREMREYPELMKIDGAIFTPYHLERLASELDISQFSYALEDTLYADQLLSQLPFGDLENSPIGFTDSSHDGRLGFISFDGMDSVEVENLSAWFEKLGVKDSPMEQLALIEKWQKEIKGLSEKVEQTISTVREEFEKSQEEEIKLEEQGYNKQELEHDADADGVSDEEELLQGTNPYDFRSKPGSKPEGEESLQADEVVLVAGSLAVVDFIQNKDMAGLSRHFKEGIKEFLDSDKYKDYLTKMSQLNNYSNRNLRLILAQNPEARQVASFKQWKENFGRYVKKGEKALRIFKPMTKIKKDENNQPILDKNGKPETVTFFGLVPVFDVSQTEGKEMPKAAEVKEQLTDLDYANLYRALMAIAKENDVSVRFEEMENNKHGYYSVPENQIVLRSNEMNKAQIIKTFLHEMAHAELHHADNPQKENLTRSTAELQAESVAYVVSSYYGIDTSEYSFNYLSGWSADKETLADLEAQLDIVQQEAKSLMVRMDQALEQLRLSQEKQTKRSFEQKLEKFQDQSKQAVEDHKQELKADAQSKKEKGFSK, from the coding sequence ATGGTTTTAACAAAAGCACAGGCAAAATCGCTGGATATTTTAGAAGTAGCTCGTAGTCTCGGAATGGAAATGAAGAGAAAGTCACACCGAGAGTATTACTGGGCCGAGCATGACTCGTTTAAGATTGATACTGTGAAAAATACCTGGCATTGGTATTCTCAAAACCTCTTTGGTGATACTATCAATCTCGTGCAACAAATGCAAAATGTCAGCTATAAGGAAGCCATGGTATTCTTAGAGACAGGTTCCTTTCCTGAAGCAAAACCAGTAGAGGAAGAACGTAAACCTTTCAACTATACACTAGCACCTTACGAACAACCATTTGTGGAGGCGAGAACCTATCTCAAGGAGATTAGAGGTCTCTCTGATGATACAATCGACTTCTTCCTTGAGAAGGGAGTATTAGCCCAAGCTAAACGTAAGGACAAAGAGGGCGTTATAGAAGATGTATTAGTTTTTAAATACTTGGATAGAAATCAGCAACTGGTAGGTGCGAGCCTTCAGGGACTTGTTCCTGATCAGGAACGTCATCCAGGTAAGGGCTACTTGAAACAAATCATGTATCAATCAGAGGCTATAAGTGGCTTAAACGTTTCTATAGGCTCTCCTGAGCGTTTAATTGTGACAGAGGCACCAATTGACCTTATGAGCTATTATGAGCTTCATAAGGGCGAATTAAACGATGTTCGACTAGTTGCGATGGAAGGATTGAAAGAGGGAGTATTATCCCACTATGTTCTTGAAATTTTACAGGATCGAGGGGAGATTGCGATGGATGAAAGGGATTATACCAAGTCTAGCGAACTAACACGTACCTCGAGATTCCTATCTGTTGCAGCAGAAACCTCTACACTTTTCCAAGATAACAAATACGATGCTCTCATCACGCTGGCAGTTGATCGTGATAAAGCAGGTACAGATTTTATCACCAAACTACGTGAGAAGAAAATTCCAGTTATAGATGCAAGACCACCAAAACGTGAAGGCCAGGAGAAGACAGACTGGAATGAGATTCTGAAGCAGACCAAGCAACTGGAAAAGGCTGAGGAAATTCAATCATCAAGTCACTTTCCTGATACCAGCCACCTTTCTCCTGAAGATGCAACGTGGTTGAAGGAAAACTGGAATAATATAGGGTTTTCAGTAGAGTCTAGAAAACAAATGGTTATTGATTCGGACAAAACAGTGACCTATGAAAAACCTTCCAATCCTCTTGGAGATGGTAGGGAGCCTAAAAAACAAATTCAGAGCACAGAAAAAGCTCCTGAGAACTCTCAGGAGCAAATGAATGATAGGGCCAGTGGTGGAGAGGGCTATTCACAGCATGATGCTGTAGGCAGTGCCGAACCTGAAGCTGAATTATCAGCAACCTTTGAGCAAACTGTTGCCAGTCACCCGACATCACCCTATCGTTACTTACATTTTAGCACAACTTTTGAGGAAGTGCAACGAAGACAATCGAAATACCATCCAATTACATCTGATGATTTGAAAAGAATGAATCAGTACGCTGGTTCTATTCAGAAATCATCTCAATGGTATTTAGAGGAATTAGCGAATAGTAAAATCTATTATTTCTATTCCAATAATGGAGAGGTGAGTTTGCTAGATGTTAATTTTAAACGAGAAAACTTTTTACACTTAACAGGAATCAGGCCAGTTGTTCCAGGTAGGAATGCTGGAGATTTTGTAGTCGATTTTGCTGAGGGAAGGGGAGACTATAATCAAATACTGGTTAGTAATAGTCTAAAAGAAAAATTACAAGTTATTCCTATGTTAGAGGATATTCTTGATCCTAAATCGTTTGTTTTGGATAACTTAGACGAAGTGAGAATTGCGCAACGACTTAACTTTTCAGAAGCTATCAAGAGTAAAGACGAGGATTTCTTGCTTCTTTTCAAAGATATAGGAGAAGAACATGTCCCTGCATCTCTCATGAAAATCAAGAGAGATCTAAAAGTTGATGTAGAGAAAACTAAGGAAAAAGTTATACTTGCTGTCTTTCGTGAACGTGATGGTAATATTGAACAGTTGTCTATCAATGAGGATTATGTCAAGGATAGAGGAAATGAGTTGCAAACCATTTTGAAAGATGGCTTGTTTGAAGAAATCAAGCCTGATACAACTAAGGGAATTGAACAAATAACTCCTGAGAACACACTGAATAGCCCACTACTTGATTCGGCTATGTTTACTCAAGTCTTAGATACTGTCTATAATTTAGGTGTGCCAGGTGACATCTCAAAAACTCCAGAAGAATTTCATCAAGCCTGGAATCAGTATCTTGACTATGCGAAACGGTACAATGATAAATTTGACCAGATTGTTGCTGCAGCTGGAGAAGATCATCTTCTAGACACAAATTCAGATTTTTATAAAGAATGGAAACAAGATGATATCTATAAAGAAAACTACCATGTACGCCTTCAATGGGCTGAGGAGCGCCCAGATGGGCCTAAATTGCCCTTTAAAGAAACAGATCTGATATCTTATCAAGATTTTGCTAGAGAGCTTTACAAGGCCAATCAGAGCTTCTATCCGTTACATCAGGAAGGACTAAAACAAGTGACTGATGGTCGCCCAGAAGGTTACATCTCTCCAACTAAGATCCAGTTTAGTATCTACGCTCCCGATGGTGAACTGATCCAGGATGGCATCCGTTACGATATTGGGAATGAGATTAACCCAATCGCTCACAAAGAAAGACTTGGAACACGAGAAATGAGAGAGTACCCAGAATTGATGAAGATAGATGGGGCCATATTCACTCCGTATCATCTGGAGAGATTGGCGAGTGAGTTAGATATTTCTCAGTTCAGTTACGCTTTAGAAGATACTCTTTACGCAGATCAACTTTTATCCCAACTCCCATTTGGAGATTTGGAAAATAGTCCAATTGGATTTACAGATAGTAGTCATGATGGTCGCCTTGGATTTATCTCTTTTGATGGAATGGATAGTGTTGAGGTCGAAAATCTATCTGCTTGGTTTGAGAAGTTGGGAGTCAAAGACTCACCTATGGAACAATTGGCCCTTATTGAAAAATGGCAAAAAGAAATCAAAGGTTTATCAGAAAAAGTTGAACAAACGATCTCCACAGTCCGAGAAGAATTTGAGAAATCACAAGAGGAAGAAATCAAACTAGAAGAACAAGGCTACAACAAGCAGGAGTTGGAACATGATGCGGATGCTGATGGTGTTTCTGATGAGGAGGAGTTGCTTCAGGGAACGAATCCGTATGATTTTAGATCGAAACCAGGTTCTAAACCAGAGGGCGAGGAGAGTCTACAAGCGGACGAAGTTGTGTTAGTAGCTGGCAGTCTTGCAGTCGTAGATTTTATTCAAAATAAAGATATGGCAGGATTAAGTCGTCATTTTAAAGAAGGGATTAAGGAGTTTCTGGATTCAGATAAGTACAAAGACTATCTAACGAAAATGAGCCAACTAAATAATTATTCTAATCGCAACTTACGCTTAATTCTTGCACAAAATCCTGAAGCAAGGCAAGTAGCTTCTTTCAAGCAGTGGAAAGAAAACTTTGGTCGCTATGTGAAAAAAGGTGAGAAGGCTTTACGTATTTTTAAACCTATGACGAAGATCAAAAAGGATGAGAATAACCAACCAATATTGGATAAAAATGGGAAACCAGAAACAGTTACATTCTTTGGTTTGGTACCAGTTTTTGATGTTAGTCAGACAGAAGGAAAGGAGATGCCAAAAGCTGCAGAAGTGAAAGAACAGCTGACTGATTTGGACTATGCAAATCTTTACCGTGCCCTAATGGCTATTGCAAAAGAAAATGATGTATCGGTTCGATTTGAAGAGATGGAAAATAATAAACATGGATATTATTCTGTCCCAGAAAATCAAATTGTTTTACGTAGTAATGAGATGAACAAGGCTCAAATTATTAAAACTTTCTTACATGAAATGGCTCATGCAGAGTTGCATCATGCAGATAATCCTCAAAAGGAAAATCTAACTAGAAGCACCGCTGAACTCCAGGCTGAAAGTGTCGCTTATGTCGTTTCTTCATACTATGGTATTGATACGTCAGAGTATTCCTTTAACTATCTATCTGGATGGTCTGCAGATAAGGAGACACTTGCTGATTTAGAAGCACAGTTGGATATTGTCCAACAAGAAGCTAAAAGTTTAATGGTTCGGATGGATCAAGCATTGGAACAATTAAGATTGAGTCAGGAGAAACAAACGAAGCGTAGTTTTGAACAAAAACTAGAGAAGTTTCAAGATCAGAGCAAGCAGGCTGTCGAAGATCACAAGCAGGAGTTGAAAGCAGATGCACAATCAAAAAAAGAGAAGGGTTTCTCGAAATGA